From a single Capsicum annuum cultivar UCD-10X-F1 chromosome 12, UCD10Xv1.1, whole genome shotgun sequence genomic region:
- the LOC124889631 gene encoding uncharacterized protein LOC124889631 has translation MENSDWCKQIKSHLGVLDLDVALYSEKPTAITKASSGEENSYYKHWDRSNKLGLMFMRMNIAGNIKTTLPKTKNAKEFLKLVEESFQTADKSLVGTLMGTLTTMKFDGSRTMHEHVIEMTNIAARLKSLGMKVEQNFLVQFIINSLPSEYGPFQMNYNTMKDKWNMHELNERLPETKAWFEKKGISYNPNHKQE, from the exons ATGGAGAATTCAG ATTGGTGCAAACAGATCAAATCCCATCTTGGggttttagatcttgatgttgCACTTTACTCTGAGAAGCCAACTGCTATTACTAAAGCTAGCAGTGGTGAAGAAAATTCCTATTATAAGCATTGGGATCGGTCTAACAAATTGGGCTTAATGTTCATGCGAATGAATATTGCGGGCAACATTAAGACTACTCTTCCCAAAACTAAAAATGCAAAAGAATTTCTGAAACTTGTGGAAGAGTCTTTCCAAACTGCTGATAAGTCTCTTGTTGGGACActaatgggtactttgaccaccatGAAGTTTGATGGTTCGCGTACTATGCATGAACATGTCATTGAAATGACAAACATAGCAGCAAGACTTAAGTCATTGGGAATGAAAGTGGAACAGAATTTCCTTGTGCAGTTCATCATCAACTCATTACCGTCTGAGTATGgtcctttccaaatgaactacaaCACTATGAAAGACAAATGgaacatgcatgaattgaatG AAAGATTACCTGAAACTAAGGCAtggtttgagaagaaag GGATTTCTTACAAtccaaaccataaacaagaatga